The segment CTGCTCGGCCAGGCCGAGGTGCGGCTGATGACCAACAATCCGCAGAAGGTCGAGGGGCTCGAGGCGGCCGGCATCCGCGTCGCCGAGCGGGTGCCGCACCGGATGGGCGAGAACCCGCACAACAGCGCCTATCTGGCGACCAAGCGCGACCGCACCGGCCACAAGCTGTGAGCGGCGTCCGCGTCGATAGCGCGGCGCTGACCCTCATCGGGCCCGACGGACGGACGATCCCCTGCGCGATCGGCCGTTCGGGCGCCTGCCCGGCCGGGGAGAAGCGCGAAGGCGACGGCAGGACGCCGCTCGGCCGCTGGCCGATCCGAACCGTGCTGTTCCGCCCTGGCCATGCGGCGCCGCCCGCCGGGATGACGCTGCCGTGGCGCTGGGTACGGCCCGACGACGGCTGGTCGGACGATCCCGCCGATCCCGCCTACAACCGCCCGGTGCGGCACCCCCATGGATATTCGGCCGAGCGGCTGGTGCGCGACGACGGCGCCTATGACGTGATCGTCGTGCTGGGCCACAACGACGCGCCGCCGGTGCCGGGCATGGGCAGCGCGGTGTTCCTCCATTGCAGCGAGGGGCGTCCGACCGCCGGGTGCGTGGCGGTGGAGAAGGATGCGTTGCTGGCGGTGTTGCCGCAGCTTCGGCCGGGCGATGCGGTGGAGATCGTGTGAAGTGCTATAAGCCCCTCCCTGCAAGGGAGGGGGAAGGGGTGGGTGGCGAGCGTAGCGAGCTTCCTCGTTTGTCGCGTTTAAACTCCGCCGAGGGGCGTCGAGCCCCTCGTCTCCGTACCCCACCCCTACGCCCCTCCCCTGAAGGGGAGGGGAAGCTATAGGCTTCAACCCGTGGCGGCGATGCGTTCCTCGCACTGGCGGACGATGTCCTGCAGCTCGTCGAGGGTCTGGTCGAGCGCCTTGCGTTGCAGTTCGAGCGCGTCGATCCGTGCGCCGACGCGGGTCAGGAGCTGCCGGGTCTGCGCGAGGTGGAGCGAATCGACGGTGTAGAGGTCGAGGAACTCCTTGATCTCGCGCAGGCTGAAGCCGAGGCGCTTGCCGCGCAGGATGAGCTGGAGCCGCGCGACCTCCCGCCGCGAATAGACGCGCATCGTGCCGACCCGCTGCGGATCGAGCAGCCCCTTGTCCTCGTAGAAGCGGATGGCGCGGGTGGTGACGCCGAGCTCGTCGGCGACATCCTGGATGCCCTGGAGCGGCTGGCGCTCCCTGCCCGGTTCGATAGCGCGTCCCGGCATCGGCTCAGTTCGCCGCCTTCTTGGCTTCCTCGGCGACAAGCTCCTTCCTGGAGAGCTTGCCGATCAGCGTCTTGGGCAGGCTGGTGCGGATTTCGACCTCGCGCGGCATCTCGATCTTGGAGACTCGGCTTTTGAGGAATTCGAACAATTCGTCAACGCTGGCCTGCTGGCCGGGGCGCAGCACGACGAACGCCTTGGGCGCCTGCCCGCGATAGGCGTCGGGCACGCCGATCACCACCGCCTCCAGGATCGCGGGATGCTCGTAGAGCGCCTCCTCGATCACGCGCGGATAGATGTTGTAGCCGCCGGCGATGATGACGTCCTTGATCCGGTCGACCAGGAACAGATAGCCGTCCTCGTCGAGATAGCCGACGTCGCCGGTGCGGATCGCGCCGTCGACGAACACCTTCTCGGTCTCCTCGGGCTTGTTCCAATAGCCCTTCATGACCTGTGGCCCGCGCGCGCAGACCTCGCCGCGCTCGCCGGTCGGCAGGATGACGTGCGGATCGTCGAGGCTGCGGATCTCCAGCACGGTGCCGGGGAAGGCCGGGCCGGCGCTGTTGTCCTTCACCGCGCCCTCGACCGGGTTGCAGGTCAGGATCGGCGAGGTCTCCGACAGGCCATAGCCCTCGACGACGCGCGCGCCGGTCAGCCGCTCGAACTCGGTGCGGACGTCGAAGGGCAGGGGGGCGCCGCCCGACACGCAATAGTCGAGATCGTCGAAATGGATCGCCTGGCTGGCGGCCGCCTTGTTGATCGCGGTCAGCATGGTCGGCACCGCGAGCAGCTTGGTCGGCCGGGTGCGCTTCGCGGTCTTCAGGAACTGCTTCAGCTCGAAGCGCGGCAGCAGGATCATCTCCGCCGCGGTATCGACCGAATAGTTGAGCACCGTCGTCAGCGCGAAGACGTGGAACATCGGCAGCACGCCCATGATCCGGTCCTGCCGCGCGCCCGGCCGCTGCCCGACGTGGAGGATCATCTGGTAGCTGTTCGCGGTCAGGTTGGCGTGGCTTAGCATCGCCCCCTTGGGAACGCCGGTGGTGCCGCCGGTATATTGGAGCACCGCGACGTCGTCGGGCGACACCTCGACCGGGCGGAAGCCGCCGGAGGCGGCGCCGTCGGTCACGGTGGAGAAGGTGACGTGCCGGCCGTCGCGCGGCCATGCCGCGATCTCGCCGCGCTTGAACAGGCGATAGGCGATCGACAGCAGCGGCGGCAGGATATCGGCCATCGGGCAGACGATGATCGTCCGCAGCCCGCTCTCCTCGGCGACGGCGGCGACCTTGGCGTGGATCGAGGCGACGTCGATCACGGCCATCACGGTCGTGCCCGAATCCTGGATCTGGTGCTTCAGCTCATGCTCGACATAGAGCGGGTTGAAATTGACGATCGTCGCCCCGCAGCGCAGCGCCGCGAAATAGAGGATGACGAAATAGGGCGAGTTGGGCAGGCACAGGCCGAAGCGGATGCCCGGCCCGACGCCGATCGCCTGGAGGCCGGCCGCCGCGCGGTCGACCAGCGCGCCGATCTCGGCATAGGTCCAGTGGCGCCCGAGGAAGTCGATCGCCCGCCGCTCGCCATGGTCGCGCACCGCGGCGTCGATCAGGTCGGTGAGCAGCCGGGGCGGAATCGGCGGGGACGCTGGCACGTCCCCGCCGCCCGGGAAGGCGGCACCGCGACCGGGGGGGATGGGGTCCGTCACGGTGCCGCTGTTCGTCATGGTCTTGCCTTTTCCCTTCAGAAGCTCATCCGGCCGCCGACGGCCAGGACGATCGCGTGGGCCCCGGTCAGCCGGCCGTCGGGCCGGATGATCGTCTGTGCCGGGGTGCCGACATAGAAGCCGCCGAGCCGATCGATCGACGCGTTCTTGAAGTCGACGTAATTGGCCGCCGCGTCCAGCGTGATCGACTCGGTGATCGCATAGGAGGTGCCGAGCGCGAAGTTGATCCGGCTGGCGTCGGGAACGCGCGCGTCGCGGGAGCCGTCCTGGGTCGGCGTCTGGTCCCACTGCACGCCGCCGCGCATCGTCCATTGCGGGGTGACGGCATAGTCGACGCCGCCCGCCACGCTCCAGCTGTTCTTGTAGTTCTGGTCGAGCGCGGCGTTGACCGGCGCGCCGAGGCGGATCGCGTCGAACTTCTTCCAGCCGGCGCGGACGACCTGGCCGTTCAGGGTGAGCTGGTCGCTGACGTGGATGCGCGCGCTCGCCATCGCCTGCCACGGCGTGCGGAAGCTGGCGGTGATGTCCTCGATCCGGCCGTTCTGGCCGCCGAGCGGGCCGAGCAGGCCGGCGGTGGTGATGCTGCCCTTCAGCTTGTGCTTGACCGACGACTTGTAGGAGAAGCCGAGGTCGATGATCTCGCTCGGATGGATCTGGACGCCGGCCGACCAGCCGAAGTCCCAGCCCTTGCCGCGCAGCGTCTGGTGCCCGTCGGGCAGCAGCGGCGACAGGTTGGGCAGCGAGTTGGACAGCGACGCCTTGCTGCGCTCGATGTTCAGGCCGACGCCGATGCCGATCAGCGGCGACGGCGCAAAGGCGATCGTCGGCTGCAGGTCGATCGTCGTCAGCTTGGTCTTGTCGGCGGTGTAGCGCGCCCAGCTGTTGTTCTCGTAATTGGTCGCGAAGCTGTAGGGCGCGGTGAGCGCCAGGCCGACCGACCACTGGTCGTTGATCTTCCAGCCGACCGCGCCCGAGGGGAGGTAGCCCTTGTTGAGCGGATCGACCGAGACCTGGTTGCCGCCGACCGGCGCCGGGGCCTGTCCCGGCCGGGCGATGATCGTCCCGACGTTGCGGACCTTGCCCTTGGGCATGATCGCGCTGAAGCCGAGATAGGCGGTGCTCTTCTCGTTGCCGGCGATCGCGGCGGGATTCCACCACAGCGACTGGGCGCCCTGGTCGGCCGCCTCGCCGGAGAAGGCGCGGCCGGCGGCGACCACCGACTGTTCCTGCAGGTAGAAGGCGGAGGCGTCGGCCGCGCCCGCGCCGAGCAGCGCGATCGTCGAGGCGGCGCCCGCGAGCGCGATGCGGCGGAGATTCGAAATGGTCATGGGATGTGTTCCTCTCTTCCCGTCCGGCGGCGCCTCAGCGCACGCGGGTCCAGGTCTGGTTCTTGCAAAGCGGCACGAAGATGCAGCCCCTCAGCTTCAACGTGTTCGCATCGACGGGCGTGATCCGCGCGCCGTAGGTCTTGCCGTCCTCGGCATTGTAGATGGTGCCCTTGTCCCAGACGCCATCCTCGAAGCTGAAGCCGCCAAGGATCTGCAGACCCTTGAGCGCGCGGCCGCGCAGCTTCTCGTCCTTGTTGTTGGTGTCCTTCAGCGCGGGGTTGGCAGTGAGGCCGTCCGAGCCCAGTATCTTCCCGCATAGCGAAGCGCCGCAGCGTGTGATCTCTACGATGCCGTTGCGCGTTTCGGTTTTCCAGCGGCCGACCACTGCATCGGGACTCGCAGTGGCCGCCATCGCCAAGGCCATCAGTATCATGCTCATCGCCTCAGTCATCCTCCTGCCAGATGCCCGATGCTGCGGCCGGGTCATCCATCACGATGCAGCATCGATTGCACAAAAAGTGGTTGACGTATAGGGTAATCTACATACCTTTAAGACAAATCATTCGCGGCTGTTGCATAAAGGTCGCGTCGGAGGAGAAGGTTCCATGCCGAATGCCGTGATCGCGGGTTATGCGCGCTCGCCTTTCCATCTCGCCAACAAGGGGGAGCTGGCCCGCGTCAGGCCCGACGACCTCGCCGCCCAGGTGATTCGCGGCCTGATCGACAGGAGCGGGGTGAAGGTCGAGGACATCGAGGACGTCATTCTCGGTTGCGCCTTCCCTGAAGCCGAACAGGGACTCAACGTCGCACGGCTGATCGGGTTGCTTGCCGACCTGCCGATCAAGGTCGGCGGCATGACGGTGAACCGCTTCTGCGGCTCGTCGATGAGCTCGGTCCACATCGCCGCCGGCCAGATCGCGATCGGCGCGGGCGAGGTGTTCGTCTGCGCCGGGGTCGAGAGCATGAGCCGGGTGCCGATGATGGGCTACAACCCGCTGCCCAGCCCCGATCTCGCGAAGAAGCGCCCCGGCGCCTATATGTCGATGGGCGAGACGGCGGAGAATGTCGCCGGGCAATATCAGGTCCCCCGCGCCGCGCAGGAGGCCTTCGCGGTCGAGAGCCAGAAGAAGGCCGGCGCCGCCCGCGAGGCCGGCCGGCTGAAGGACGAGATCGTCCCGATCAAGACGAAGAAGGGCGTCGTCGACGTCGACGGCACGCCGCGCCCCGACACCACCGCCGAGGCGCTCGCTTCGCTCAAGCCCGCCTTCGACCAGAACGGCACGGTGACCGCAGGCACCTCCTCGCCCCTGACCGACGGCGCGGCGGCGGTGCTGGTGACGAGCGAGGATTATGCCAGGGCCAACGGCCTCACCATCCTCGCGCGGATCAGGAGCGTCGCGGTGTCGGGCTGCGAGCCGGAGATCATGGGCATCGGCCCGGTCCAGGCGACGCGCAAGGCGCTCGAACGGGCGGGGCTCGCGGTCGGCGACCTCGACGTCGTCGAGCTCAACGAGGCCTTCGCCAGCCAGGCGATCGCCTGCAGCAACGAGCTGGGTTTCAAGCCGGAGACGGTGAACCTCGACGGCGGCGCGATCGCGATCGGCCACCCGCTCGGCGCGACCGGCGCGCGGATCGTCGGCAAGGCGGCGGCGCTGCTCAAGCGCGAGGGCGGCAAATATGCCCTCGCCACCCAGTGCATCGGCGGCGGCCAGGGCATCGCCACCGTGCTGGAGGCGGTGTGACCATGGGCGCTGTCAGGAAAGTCTGTGTGATCGGCGCCGGGACGATGGGCGCCGGGATCGCGGCGCAGGTCGCCAATGCCGGCGTGCCCGTGCTGCTGCTGGACATCGTCCCCAAGGAGGGGAGCAACCGGAACGCCATCGCCGAGGGCGCGGTCGCGAAGATGCTCAAGGCCGATCCGGCGCCCTTCATGTCGAAGGCGGCGGCGAAGCTGATCGAGACCGGCAATATCGACGACGATCTCGGCCGCGTCGCCGAGTGCGACTGGATCGTCGAGGCGATCATCGAGCGGCTCGACATCAAGCAGGGCCTCTACGAGAAGCTGGAGAAGGTCCGCAAGCCGGGGACGGCGGTGTCGTCGAACACCTCGACCATCCCGCTGGCGAAGCTGGTCGAGGGGCGGTCGGACGCGTTCGCGGCCGACTTCATGATCACCCATTTCTTCAACCCGCCGCGCTACATGCGCCTGCTCGAACGGGTCACCGGTCCGAAGACCGACCGGGCGACCGCCGCCAAGGTCGCCGATTTCGGCGACCGTGCGCTCGGCAAGCGGGTCGTCGCGGCGAAGGACACGCCCGGCTTCATCGCCAACCGCATCGGCACCTACTGGATGCTGGTCGCGTACAACGCCGCCAGCGACCTGGGCCTGACGGTCGAGGAGGCCGACGCGATCGGCGGCAGGCCGATGGGCGTGCCCAAGACCGGCATCTTCGGCCTGATCGACCTGGTCGGCATCGACCTGATGCCGCTGCTGCTCAAGAGCCTCGGCTCGACCCTGCCCGAGGGCGACGCCTTCCACGCGGCGGTCCGGCCGATGCCGCTGGTCGATCGGATGATCGCCGACGGCTATACCGGCCGCAAGGGCAAGGGCGGCTTCTATCGCCTCAACCGCGAGGCCGGGAAGCGCAAGGAGGCGATCGACCTCGCCACCGGCGACTATCGGCCGGTGATCAAGGCCGACGTGCCGCGCGCCGCCCTGCCGCAACTCGTCGCGCTGCCGGGCAAGACCGGCCAGTTCGCCTGGGCGGTGCTGGGCCAGTTGCTCGCCTATGCCGCCGATCTGGTCGGCACGATCGCCGACGACGTCGTCGCGATCGATGACGCGATGAAGCTCGGCTACAACTGGAAATACGGCCCGTTCGAGCTGATCGACCAGCTTGGGCCTGCCGCCTTCGCGCAGCGGCTCGCCGACGAGGGGCGGCCGGTGCCGACGATCCTGAAGACCGCCGGCGACCGCAGCTTCTACCGGGTCGAGGGCGGCAAGCGCCAGTATCTCGGCCTCGACGGCGCCTATCACGACGTCGTCCGGCCCGAGGGCGTGCTGCTGCTGGAGGACGTCAAGCTCGCCGCCAAGCCGATCCTCAAGAATGGCTCGGCCGCGCTGTGGGACATCGGCGACGGCGTCGCCTGCTTCGAGTTCACCTCGAAGATGAATGCCCTGGACGGCGATACGCTCAAGCTGCTCGGCCAGGCGATCGAGCATGTCGGCAAGGGCATGAAGGCGCTGGTCGTCTACAATGAGGGGTCGAACTTCTCGGCGGGCGCCAATCTCGGCCTCGCCCTGTTCGCGGTGAACATCGCCGCCTGGGGCGAGATCGAGAAGCTCGTCGCCGGCGGGCAGCAGGCCTACAAGGCGCTCAAATATGCGCCCTTCCCGGTGGTCTCGGCCCCGTCCGGGCTGGCGCTTGGCGGCGGCTGCGAGATATTGCTCCACTCGGACGCGATCCAGGCGCATGCCGAAAGCTATATCGGCCTGGTCGAATGCGGCGTCGGCCTCGTCCCCGGCTGGGGCGGCTGCGGCGAATATATCGATCGCTGGGTCAAGTCGGGCCTGTTGCCCAAGGGGCCGATGCCCGCCGTCGCCAAGGCGTTCGAGACGATCTCGACCGCGACCGTCGCCAAGTCGGCGGCCGAGGCGAAGGAGCTGATGTTCCTGCGCAGGGACGATGCGATCACGATGAACCGCGACCGGTTGCTCGCCGACGCCAAGGCGAAGGCGCTCGCGCTGGTCGACGGCTATCAGCCGCCCAGGCCGCCCGAGTTCCGCCTGCCGGGACCGAGCGGCCGGGTCGCGCTGGCCATGGCGGCCGAGGGCTTCCACAAGCGCGGCATGGCGACCGACTATGACATGGTCGTCTCCGACGCGCTTGCGGGCGTGCTGACCGGCGGCGATACCGACCTCGTCGACGTGGTGGCCGAGGAGCAGATGCTCGCCCTCGAACGCGCGGCCTTCCTCGAGCGGGTCCGCGACCCGAGGACGGTGGCGCGGGTCGAGACGATGCTCGAAACCGGCAAGCCGCTGCGGAACTAAAATATCCTCCCCGGGACGGGGAGGGGGACCATGCGCAGCATGGTGGAGGGGCGGCGCGAAGCGCCGTTGCACGGCGGCCCCTCCACCGCTCTGCGAGCGGTCCCCCTCCCCGTACCGGGGAGGAACGATAAGGAGCATGAGATGCAAGTCTATGAGGCCCCGCTGCGCGACATGCGCTTCGTCATCCACGAGCTGTTCGGCGACGACGGTTTCGGCAACCTGCCCGCGCATGAAGAGTTCACCCCCGACCTGATCGACGCGGTGATCGAGGAGGCGGCGAAGCTGGCGCAGGACGTGCTGCTGCCGATCAACGCCAGCGGCGATCTGGAGGGCTGCGTCTGGGAGAATGGCGTCGTCCGCACCCCGGCCGGCTTCAAGGAGGCCTATGCCCAGTTCCGCGACGGCGGCTGGTGCGCGCTCGCCAGCGATCCGAAATGGGGCGGGCAGGGCCTGCCCGAGACGGTCAACAAGCTGGTCGAGGAGATGATCAGCTCGGCCAACCTCTCCTTCGGCCTTTATCCCGGCCTCACCCATGGCGGCACCACCGCGCTCAAGGCGCATGCGTCGGCCGACCTTCAGGAGCGCTTCCTGCCCAAGATGGTCTCGGGCGTCTGGTCGGGGACGATGTGCCTGACCGAGCCGCATTGCGGCACCGACCTGGGCATGCTGCGCACCAAGGCGGTGCCGCAGCCGGACGGCAGCCACCGGATCACCGGCAACAAGATCTTCATCTCGGCCGGCGACCATGATCTGAGCGAGAACATCATCCATCTCGTCCTCGCCCGCCTGCCCGACGCGCCGCCGGGCGTGAAGGGGATCAGCCTGTTCGTCGTCCCCAAATATCTGCCGAAGGAGGACGGTTCGGTCGGCCCGTCGAACGGCGTGTCGTGCACCGGCATCGAGCACAAGATGGGCCTCAAGGCCTCGGCCACCTGCCAGATGAGCTTCGACGATTCGACCGGCTGGCTGGTCGGCGAGCCGAACAGCGGCCTCAATGCGATGTTCACGATGATGAACACCGAGCGCGTCTCGGTCGGCGTCCAGGGCCTGGGCGTCGCGACCGCCGCCTATCAGAGCGCGGTCGCCTATGCGAAGGACCGCATCCAGGGGCGGGCGCTGTCGGGCCCGAAACGCCCCGACCTCGCCGCCGACCCGATCATCGTCCACCCCGACGTTCGCCGCATGCTGATGACGATGCGCGCCTATACCGAGGGCTGCCGCATGCTCAGCATCTGGGTCGCGCGCGCGCTCGATGCCGAGCGCCATTCGCCCGATGCCGAGGTGCGCCAGCGCGCCGAGGACATGACCGCGCTGATGACCCCGGTGGTCAAGGCGCTGCTCACCGACCTCGGCCATGAGACCGCGCAGATCGGTATCCAGGTCTATGGCGGCCACGGCTACATCCGCGAGCACGGCATGGAGCAATATGCCCGCGATGCCCGCATCACGATGATCTACGAGGGCACCAACGGCGTCCAGGCGCTCGACCTCGTCGGCCGCAAGATGCCGGCGCATGGCGGCCGCTACCTGCGCTCCTTCTTCCACCCGGTCGCCGCCTTCATCGAGCAGCACAAGGCGGTGCCGGGCATGGAGAAGATGATCGAGGCGCTGGAGAAGGCGTTCGGCGCGCTCCAGCTCTCGACCGCGACGATCGCGCAGAAGGGCCTCGCCGACCCGGAGGAGGCGGGCGCCGCCTCGTCCGACTATCTCCGCCTGCTCGGCCTTGTCGCCATGGCCTATCTGTTCGCCAGGGCGGCCAAGATCGCCGGCATGAAGAAGATGATGGGCCAGGACCCGGACGGCTTCTACGCCGCCAAGCTGGTGACGGTCCGCTTCTTCTACGAACGCATCCTGCCGCAGGTCGCCGGGCTGTTCCAGGCGATCAAGGCCGGCAAGCGATCGATGATGGAGCTGCCCGAAGAAGCGTTCTGACGGGCCGGGCCGGTCGAATGAAAAAGGGGCGGCTCCCGCGGGACCGCCCCTTTTTTCATGATCGTTTCACGAAGGCTTGCGACCGCCGCCCTTGAACGGTTTCGCGCCGTAGCGCTTCGGTCCGCCATGGCCGCGCGGGGCCCCGCCGAAGCCGCCGGGGCCGCCCGGAGCGCGGGGGCCGCGCGGGCCTCCCGGCGGCGGGCCGCGGCGGTCGCGGAGCTGGGCGGGGGGCGGGGTCGGCGCGTCGCCGGCGGGTTCGATGACGACGCCGTCCTCTTCCCCGGCGGTGCGCTTCAGCGCGTCGGTGAACTTGCCCGCGATGGCGCGCGGAATCTCGAAACGGGTCTCGGTCTGGAAGATGCGGATCGCGCCGACCTCGCGCTTGGTGATGTGGCCGCGACGGCAGAGCAGCGGCAGCAGCCAGCGCGGATCGGCGTTGGCGCCGCGCCCGACGTTCATGCGGAACCAGACCGTGTCCTCGAAACCGGGGCGCGGACCCTGCTCGCGGGTCGCCTGTTCGCGGTCGCCACGGGCGATCGGCGAGGCGTCGATCAGGTCTTCGGGCGCCGGCAGGCTCTGCCGCTGGGTGCGGACGAAGGCGGCGGCGATCTCCTCGGCGCTGCGCGTCTCGAGCAGCTTGCGCGCGACGTCCAGATCCTCGTCGGAGATTTCGCCGACCGACAGGCTTTCGAGCAGCCTTTCCTGGTCCCGCGCATAAATCTCGTCGGGCGTCGGCACCTTGTCCCAGGTGGCGTTGACGTTGGCGCCGCGCAGCAGCCGCTCGGCATGGCGGCGGCGCTGATAGGGGGTGATGAGGACGCAGGTGCCCTTCCGGCCCGCGCGGCCGGTGCGGCCCGAGCGGTGCTGGAGCGTCTCGGGATCGATCGGCAGCTCGGCATGGATCACCAGCTCGAGTCCCGGAAGGTCGATGCCGCGCGCCGCGACGTCGGTCGCGACGCAGACCCGCGCGCGGCGGTCGCGCAACGCCTGGAGCGCGTGGTTGCGCTCGTTCTGGCTGAGCTCGCCCGACAGGGTGACGGCCGAGAAGCCGCGCTCGGTCAGCGTCGCCGACAGGCGACGGACATTCTCGCGCGTGGCGCAGAACACCATCGCGCCCTTGGCTTCGTGGAAGCGCAGGACGTTGACGACGGCGTTCTGGATGTCGGCCGGGGCGACGGCCATCGCGCGATAGTCGATATCGGCATGGGATTCGCGCTCGCTGGTCGTCTGGATGCGCAGCGCGTCGCGCTGGTAGCGCTTGGCGAGCAGGGCGATCGGCTTGGGCATCGTCGCCGAGAAGAGCAGCGTGCGGCGCTCGGGCGGGGTCAGGTCGAGGATCTCCTCCAGATCCTCGCGGAAGCCCAGGTCGAGCATCTCGTCGGCCTCGTCGAGGATCACCGCGCGCAGCGATCCGGGCTGGAGCGCGCCGCGTTCGAGATGGTCCTTGAGCCGGCCCGGCGTGCCGACGACGATGTGGCAGCCATAGCTGAGCTGCCGCTGCTCGACGCGCACGTTCATGCCGCCGACGCAGCTCACCACCCGCGCGCCGAGCTTGGCGTAGAGCCATTGCAGCTCGCGCTGCACCTGGAGCGCGAGCTCGCGGGTCGGGGCGATGATCAGGGCGAGCGGCTCGCCGGCGCGGGGCAGGGCCTCGGCGCCCTGCAGCAGCGTCTCGGCGATGGCGAGGCCGTAGGCGACGGTCTTGCCCGACCCGGTCTGGGCGGAGACGAGCAGGTCGCGGTCGTGCGCCTCGGCGGCGATCACCTGCGCCTGGACGGGAGTAGGGGCGGTGTAGCCGCGCTCGGTGATAGCCTCGGCGACGGGCCGGGGCAGGGAGGAAAAGGGCATCTGATATCCGATAGCAGGGTCGCCGGCGCCTCTCCGCGCGGCATGTGATGCGGCCCTATACGCCCAAAGGCTGCGAAACGCCAGCAGCGCTGCTTGCATTTTCAACTATCGTCGCAGGCGTCGCGACGAAGGGCGCGATGGAAGAAAAGCGGCGCCTGCTTCGTATCGACCTCCATGGGCCCGTCCTGCGCGGCTCGAACGGCTGGGAGGGAGGACATGTCGGCGCGGGAAAACAACGGCCTGGGGCGGGGCGTGGCGAGGGCGCGACGGATGCGCCCGACATGCAGCTTGCGTTCATCTCCGCGTTGCCAGCAATGGGAGCGATGAGCCGCATGCTTCCTCCAGACGCGCCCGCGCGGCGGATGGCGCGACCACCATTTCCCCCCGTATCGCAGGCGATCGGCCTTGCGCGGCTGCTCTGCATCCTCGGCATCGTCTATGTCCATGCCTGGACCGGGCTCGGCGGTGACCAGATGGCGGCGCAGATGGGGTCGGCGCAGGATATCCTGCGCTGGACGGTGGTCGAGCTGTTCGGACGCAGCGCGGTGCCGCTGCTCAGCATGGTGTCGGGCTGGCTGGTCGCCGGGTCGCTCGCGCGGCGCGGGGCGAAGCCCTTCCTCGACAGCAAGGCGCGCACCATCCTGCTGCCGATGATCCTGTGGAACGCGATCGCGATGGTGCTGGTGGTCGGCGCCGCCACGCTCGGCTGGGCGCGGGCGCCGCTGCTCGGCGACGCGCGCTGGATCGCCGACAATCTCCTCAACCTCACCCGTGCCGGCGACATCAACGTCCAGACCGCCTTCCTGC is part of the Rhizorhabdus wittichii RW1 genome and harbors:
- a CDS encoding acetyl-CoA acetyltransferase (TIGRFAM: acetyl-CoA acetyltransferase~PFAM: Thiolase); translation: MPNAVIAGYARSPFHLANKGELARVRPDDLAAQVIRGLIDRSGVKVEDIEDVILGCAFPEAEQGLNVARLIGLLADLPIKVGGMTVNRFCGSSMSSVHIAAGQIAIGAGEVFVCAGVESMSRVPMMGYNPLPSPDLAKKRPGAYMSMGETAENVAGQYQVPRAAQEAFAVESQKKAGAAREAGRLKDEIVPIKTKKGVVDVDGTPRPDTTAEALASLKPAFDQNGTVTAGTSSPLTDGAAAVLVTSEDYARANGLTILARIRSVAVSGCEPEIMGIGPVQATRKALERAGLAVGDLDVVELNEAFASQAIACSNELGFKPETVNLDGGAIAIGHPLGATGARIVGKAAALLKREGGKYALATQCIGGGQGIATVLEAV
- a CDS encoding membrane protein involved in aromatic hydrocarbon degradation (PFAM: membrane protein involved in aromatic hydrocarbon degradation), which produces MTISNLRRIALAGAASTIALLGAGAADASAFYLQEQSVVAAGRAFSGEAADQGAQSLWWNPAAIAGNEKSTAYLGFSAIMPKGKVRNVGTIIARPGQAPAPVGGNQVSVDPLNKGYLPSGAVGWKINDQWSVGLALTAPYSFATNYENNSWARYTADKTKLTTIDLQPTIAFAPSPLIGIGVGLNIERSKASLSNSLPNLSPLLPDGHQTLRGKGWDFGWSAGVQIHPSEIIDLGFSYKSSVKHKLKGSITTAGLLGPLGGQNGRIEDITASFRTPWQAMASARIHVSDQLTLNGQVVRAGWKKFDAIRLGAPVNAALDQNYKNSWSVAGGVDYAVTPQWTMRGGVQWDQTPTQDGSRDARVPDASRINFALGTSYAITESITLDAAANYVDFKNASIDRLGGFYVGTPAQTIIRPDGRLTGAHAIVLAVGGRMSF
- a CDS encoding AMP-dependent synthetase and ligase (PFAM: AMP-dependent synthetase and ligase) — translated: MTNSGTVTDPIPPGRGAAFPGGGDVPASPPIPPRLLTDLIDAAVRDHGERRAIDFLGRHWTYAEIGALVDRAAAGLQAIGVGPGIRFGLCLPNSPYFVILYFAALRCGATIVNFNPLYVEHELKHQIQDSGTTVMAVIDVASIHAKVAAVAEESGLRTIIVCPMADILPPLLSIAYRLFKRGEIAAWPRDGRHVTFSTVTDGAASGGFRPVEVSPDDVAVLQYTGGTTGVPKGAMLSHANLTANSYQMILHVGQRPGARQDRIMGVLPMFHVFALTTVLNYSVDTAAEMILLPRFELKQFLKTAKRTRPTKLLAVPTMLTAINKAAASQAIHFDDLDYCVSGGAPLPFDVRTEFERLTGARVVEGYGLSETSPILTCNPVEGAVKDNSAGPAFPGTVLEIRSLDDPHVILPTGERGEVCARGPQVMKGYWNKPEETEKVFVDGAIRTGDVGYLDEDGYLFLVDRIKDVIIAGGYNIYPRVIEEALYEHPAILEAVVIGVPDAYRGQAPKAFVVLRPGQQASVDELFEFLKSRVSKIEMPREVEIRTSLPKTLIGKLSRKELVAEEAKKAAN
- a CDS encoding putative transcriptional regulator, MerR family (PFAM: regulatory protein, MerR; Transcription regulator MerR, DNA binding), with amino-acid sequence MSPRKPRRRRTEPMPGRAIEPGRERQPLQGIQDVADELGVTTRAIRFYEDKGLLDPQRVGTMRVYSRREVARLQLILRGKRLGFSLREIKEFLDLYTVDSLHLAQTRQLLTRVGARIDALELQRKALDQTLDELQDIVRQCEERIAATG
- a CDS encoding 3-hydroxyacyl-CoA dehydrogenase (PFAM: Enoyl-CoA hydratase/isomerase; 3-hydroxyacyl-CoA dehydrogenase domain protein; 3-hydroxyacyl-CoA dehydrogenase, NAD-binding), with product MGAVRKVCVIGAGTMGAGIAAQVANAGVPVLLLDIVPKEGSNRNAIAEGAVAKMLKADPAPFMSKAAAKLIETGNIDDDLGRVAECDWIVEAIIERLDIKQGLYEKLEKVRKPGTAVSSNTSTIPLAKLVEGRSDAFAADFMITHFFNPPRYMRLLERVTGPKTDRATAAKVADFGDRALGKRVVAAKDTPGFIANRIGTYWMLVAYNAASDLGLTVEEADAIGGRPMGVPKTGIFGLIDLVGIDLMPLLLKSLGSTLPEGDAFHAAVRPMPLVDRMIADGYTGRKGKGGFYRLNREAGKRKEAIDLATGDYRPVIKADVPRAALPQLVALPGKTGQFAWAVLGQLLAYAADLVGTIADDVVAIDDAMKLGYNWKYGPFELIDQLGPAAFAQRLADEGRPVPTILKTAGDRSFYRVEGGKRQYLGLDGAYHDVVRPEGVLLLEDVKLAAKPILKNGSAALWDIGDGVACFEFTSKMNALDGDTLKLLGQAIEHVGKGMKALVVYNEGSNFSAGANLGLALFAVNIAAWGEIEKLVAGGQQAYKALKYAPFPVVSAPSGLALGGGCEILLHSDAIQAHAESYIGLVECGVGLVPGWGGCGEYIDRWVKSGLLPKGPMPAVAKAFETISTATVAKSAAEAKELMFLRRDDAITMNRDRLLADAKAKALALVDGYQPPRPPEFRLPGPSGRVALAMAAEGFHKRGMATDYDMVVSDALAGVLTGGDTDLVDVVAEEQMLALERAAFLERVRDPRTVARVETMLETGKPLRN